The window gctggatgtggaaaggagctgtggtttcgggcattattgcatgatagctagagactgagtgtgaacgaattgggcctttgttgtctcttcctagcgctaccttgcacacataagaggggagggggatggtattccatgtgtggcgaggtggcgatgggaaagaataaaggcagacagtgtgaattgtgttcatgggtatatatgtatgtgtctgtgtgtgtatatgtatgtgtacattgagatgtataggtatgtatattgtcgtgtgtggacgtgtatgtatatacatgtgtatgggggtgggttgggccatttctttcgtctgtttccttgcgctaccttgcacacgcgggaaacagcaacaaagcagaataaataaataaatatatatatatatatgtatattttttttttttttttcatactattctccatttcccgcattagcgaggtagcgctaagaacagaggactgggcctttgagggaatatcctcacctggcccccttctctgttccttcttttggaaaaaaaaaaaaaaaaaaaaaatatatatatttttttttttatttatttattatacttcgtcgctgtctcccgcgtttgcgaggtagcgcaaggaaacagacgaaagaaatggcccaaccccccccccatacacatgtatatacatacgtccacacacgcaaatatacatacctacacagctttccatggtttaccccagacgcttcacatgccttgcttcaatccactgacagcacgtcaaccccggtataccacatcgctccaattcactctattccttgccctcctttcaccctcctgcatgttcaggccccgatcacacaaaatctttttcactacatctttccacctccaatttggtctccctcttctccttgttccctccacctccgacacatatatcctcttagtcaatctttcctcactcatcctctccatgtgcccaaaccacttcaaaacaccctcttctgctctctcaaccacgctctttttatttccacacatctctcttacccttacgttactcactcgatcaaaccacctcacaccacacattgtcctcaaacatctcatttccagcacatccatcctcctgcgcacaactctatccatagcccacgcctcgcaaccattcaacattgttggaaccactattccttcaagcatacccatttttgctttccgagataatgttctcgacttccacacattcttcaaggcccccaggattctcgccccctcccacaccctatgatccacttccgcttccatggttccatccgctgccagatccactcccagatatctaaaacacttcacttcctccagtttttctccattcaaactcacctcccaattgacttgaccctcaaccctactgtacctaataaccttgctcttattcacatttactcttaactttcttcttccacacacttttccaaactcagtcaccagcttctgcagtttctcacatgaatcagccaccagcgctgtatcatcagcgaacaacaactgactcacttcccaagctctctcatccccaacagacttcatacttgcccctctttccaaaactcttgcatttacctccctaacaaccccatccataaacaaattaaacaaccatggagacatcacacacccctgccgcaaacctacattcactgagaaccaatcactttcctctcttcctacacgtacacatgccttacatcctcgataaaaacttttcactgcttctaacaactttcctcccacaccatatattcttaataccttcctgaATGTTGTTGTTGGCATAACCAATGAGTGCACGCTGCTTTAGGTCTGAGGGGCGTTGTGTTAAGTGACGTCATCATTCCTTTCCATGCTTTCGTTGAGTAAAATCAACGGTCGAGTTCATCGATCTGCAGATGTATGATTGGTGATCTCTCCTTGACACTGTTAGGAACACCAATATTCCTGGAATGTGTTCGTGAACCCACAAATATATGTTAATGAACACTTTGGATATGTAGCACAAAATGTTCACTCTTTTTCCAGATGCTGTACCTGTCTGTCGATTCGTTCTTTGGAGTCCTTTTTTCTGGCTACCTTCTGGAGAAAGGCACGTCTTCTGTTGGTACCTCCTGGGTCTTCAATATTCAGATTTTTGTTAGAGATCTCGAAGCGCCACTAATCCGTCCTCTGGCGATGAAGTTTGGCTGGAGAAGAATTGGCTACATTGGAGTGTTCATGTCGTCATTTTCAGTTATCCTCTCTGCCTTCTCACCATCAGccgaatttcttttcttttctcactcTCTCCTATCAGGTGAGTGGTTGTGATATGGACACCACTATATACCTTAGGTGACTGATAGATATCACAGCTCCTAAATACACTGACGGATATGTACTATATGTATGCATGCTCTGGTGAGTAAATCGGCCTCACCAGAATTGGTATAAACAGAATACTTAAGCTAATTTGTTGCCACATAATCATCATACGAAACCTACCTTAAATGACATCCGACTTTGATGGAGAAGAGGCAGAGCAATAGGTGGGAGTGAACCCTAGGATACTCAGACTGGCAATAGATAGTCTGGGATTCGGCCTCTTGCAATTGAACGCTGTTTTTCAGTATTCCTGGCGAACTAGCAATAATTTCTAAGGACAGTATGACTTTCTGTGTTGTGCAAGCATATTACAACAGTATCGATAAAGTATTGCCTGAAGCATTTTGTATCTAACTACATTACGATAGTATATACATTTAGAGCATATGATTAATGGTTATTAAAGGAAGAAAAGTAATAATTGCATAGGTAAAGGTCAGATAAGTGAAGGGAAGCGAGAGGAAGATCATGTAAGAGACGATACGTCAGCAGATGGCAGCTACCACAGGCATCACTACGGACTGTGAATAGAGAAGCAGGTCAAGATGAAAATGAGAGCTGATACAGACATGAATCTCACTGACGAGTAATATGAAGTAGACAGAGAATACATAAGAATCTTACTTTACATTGACTGAGAACTTCTTTAAGCTTTTAGTACAATACCGTTCATGTCTCCTTTGGGATCTTAAGTTCCTGATTATTCATTACCATTTCCATTCTTGTGTTTCATCATCTTGTACCATATGTACCTGGAAAATATGAAACTGGATCAATAGTAATGTTTAAAATTGCTAGAATCCGTGTTAAGCCAGTGTCAGTATTAGTTTCCATTATGGacattaatgtacacatataaatcaACTTTTTTCGGTTTACGCCTTGAGGTGGCATCAGATGGCTTGCTAAAGAGGTAACTGTCACGTCTCATTTACTCGCAGGTCTTGGTATGGGTCTGGTGATTGGGATGTCCTTCATTATACTTCCACTGTACTTTGATCGACGACGTGGCTTGGCTAACACTTTCTTGATGGCAGGGATCTGCTTGGGACACATCTTCATTCCTCCATttgttcattacttactggacAATTACGGCTACAAGGGTGGAGCTCTCATATATGGTGCTATGTTAATGAATGGGTTTGTGGCCGTCTCCTTGTTCCATCCTGTTGAGTGGCACATGAAGCCTCGTCGGAAGACAGACCAGCCTCCAGAAAGTCTTGCGCCTTTGATACCACAAAAAGGAGGCAGTGATGATCCTCAGGAGTCGATGAATCTGCTGGACGTCGTCCCTCAACATGAAGGAACCAAAGAGGAATCAGACTGGCTGGCTGTTGCAGATCAAGTGAAAGTCAAGAGAACGCGACGTGATACAAGTCACCGGGTGAGTGAATGTTCACAAGAGTCAGTGATTTCAAATATCTTGTCTGGAAATATTGTTTCAGACACGAACTGTGCTCCTCCTGACAACAAGGAAGGGTATAAGGGTAACAGGtgtttgggcgtgatcaagacaCTGTGGATAATCCTGGTGCGCGTGGCGCACAAAACTAAATCTGATGTGGGTATTTTACGTTCAAGTCGTGTGTTCATTATTTCTCTAGCCAACACGCTCATTTTTAGCAGCTACTACAACTTTATAATGATGGTGCCATTCGTGATGGAGTCAGAAGGCCACAGCCTACAAGACTCCGCCTGGTGCATATCTGTGATGGGCATCTGTAACCTGGCGACCCGCCTTATCGTCTCTCCTTTATCTGACTGGAAGAGGTTCGACAAGCGCCTCTGTATAATGTCTGGTTGTGTCGTCATGGGATCCGCGATACTTGGTAAGGTACATCAGCTTTTGTTGTGCTCATATTAGAGGTGCAGTCACTATGTTCACAATTTCTTGTAAAATAATGTTTCTTTTTATACTGTGACTAGATTATCTTATCATGTCAGAAGACGGAagatgataataaacttacatctTTGTACATCACTCTGCTCTCatattatctacacacacacacacacacacacacacacacacacacacacacacacacacacacacagagacacacacacacagagacacacacacacacacacattcacgcacacacacacacacacacacacacacacacacacacacacacacacacacacacacacacacacacacacacacacacacacacacacacacacacacacacacacacacaaacacacacaataggTTAAGACCCCCAGCGGAGTACCATAGGGTTTAGTTCTGGGATCATTATtctttttgatgtatatataaatgactcAAAAGAAGAAAGGACTCCAACCTGAAtgagtttgcagatgatgcaaaggtcatgagggaagtggagagagatGAGAACTGCATCAGCTTAAAAGGGGACTTGGACCGAGTTCATAGTTGCTCTGACACATGTTTTATGACGACCAACTTGAGTGAATTCAAAGTAATGAGTCGGGTCACAGTGAGAGAAGATCTCGATGTAATTATTATCTAGCAAGAAACAAGCTGTGTGTGAGACGgacctgggagtcgacatcgttcCTAACGTGACGAATGAGTTCCTCCTTTGGACGATAGTGAAGGAGGCCTTCCATCTGCTGGTAAAATAGAAATGCATTCAAATTCATGGAAAAAGATATATTAAacaaagctgttcatatcctttgGTACATGAGACCAAAACTGAAGTATCTTTCTCAAGTTTGATCGCCACATCTAAGGAAGCACAAGGTAGTCAATAGAGAAAGTCCAAAGAAAATCAACAAAATAATACCAGAATTAAAGCAGCTAAGTTTCAGGGCAAGGCCAAAGGCTTTACATTTGTACGTCTTAGAAGACGGAAGAATGAAAGGTGACCTGAGCACTACTTCTGTTTTTGAAATATACTGATGACATAGACACTGAACAGTTCAACGAGAGTTGtaggaatagaacaaccagaggacaacatgaaattaagagagATTCAAAACAGCACTTTCCttgtataagagtgatggatgaatgggataaaaaGGCTGAACACATGGTATATGCAAACAGCAAACAGAAGTTGCACAACAGCCTCCCGTACAAAAAAAACACGtaattacaagtggaaaattacTGATAAGTTGAATAAATACACTACTTGTTATATACACTGCACACTGCTATGATGTAAGACACAACAACAACTGTTATATCGTGCCAGCTGCTATGATCTACCATTCataatattattgttatacaGCACACGCTGCCCTGGTGTAGATACGCACTCTGCATTTGTTATACATCACATCTTGCCATGATCTAACCCAACACAATTCGCGTTATACAGTTCACGTTCCcatgatcaaacacacacacacacacaacgtacgtTACAAAGTGCATCCTGCCATAATCTGACACCCGTACATCTTGTAATTACACAGCTCACACTGACGATTATCTAACTCACGTACTACTTGTGTTATATAATGGATCCTGCCATGATCTAATACACACATCTTGTGTGTTCTACAGTGCATGATGCCACGTAGTAACACACCATGCACTACTTGTGTTATCCAGTTCATATTGTCATGATCTAGCACATGCGCACTGCATGTCTTATACAGTGAATGTTGCCATGAtctaacacacacaaactcgtACTATACAGTGCATGCTGTCATCCTCTaacacacacaaattcacactcacacagctgatgatttcaatacactctcttaaACTCTTGATGACCCAGCATCATATTAACCATGTAATGATGCTCAGATGATCAGTTCATACATAAAGCAAATTGTATTATGTTTTCTTCCCTCAGTGTTTTCCTTCGTGACGGACCTCACGTGGATAACTGTGGCATTAGCGGCCTCCGGCCACAGTATTGGTGCTGccaccaccttccacactttAGTCATGATACAGTACCTGGGCATAGAGAACTTGGCAGCCATGTTCGGAGTTTCTTCCCTTATGGAGGGATGTAGTCTTCTGATCATCGGACCTACGATAGGTAGGTACATACAGCTCACTCCTTCCAACCATCTCCCCATTTCTCTCACTTCCACCATCTCCAAATTCTTTTGAATTTTTCCATGATTCTTACTTTCTCAAGCATCTATAATCCCatttcttctttctgatcaccaatacGGCTTTCACAGAACGAGATCTACTTGTGTCTTCTCTCCTATATTAATAGCCTCTGGTCTTTCTCTCTCAAAGATTCTGGTGGAAAATTTACCAAGGCTCCAAACATCTTCAAATCAACCCGACAGAGTGAGGCATAAGTCTCTCCTTTCTAAACTTCCTATCTTTAGTTTTTCCGTTTCTTCATTCTAAGTCGACCCATTGCAGTGACCGTTAATGGagcaacttcttttcttctgtatcatcatcaaacaacaattgactcacttcctaggccccctTATTCCTGCAgtctgtatactcgcccctcttacCAACAgtttcatttaccttcctcatcatccaatTCATGAACAAATTTAACGGCCATAGTGGCACTCATACACTCTCGCCACAGACCAGGTTTCACTTgagaccactcactctcctctcttcctactcgtacacacaccttaaATAGTTGATAAAAAGTCTCATATATTGTACACCATAGAGTGTTATACCTTccaaaagcatctctgtcaaccctatcatgtgcttccTACAGATCCAAAAATGACACATAAAAATCccgctatttttctaagtatatcttacGCGTactctttaaagaaaacacctaCCACGtctgacaccatatatatatatatatatatatatatatatatatcatacaaacctccaacagccaggatcgaacccgggacccctgtgcaagaggcaggcatgctaaccgctaggctatgggattgtatgataggaaacaactattcgaaatactaagtactcgaatacccttcgtctcacaatggcgagcaacggggtctataccggttatttcgaacagacgcacatagccagctgatagcgttttaccgaacctaactgtacaacgcggaggtatatgaatacgaataaagtgcatatgaacgcgcaccttcatagaacatacaaacctccaacagccaggatcgaggtctgtatgttctatgaaggtgcgcgttcatatgccctttattcgtattcatatacctccgcgttgtacagttaggttcggtaaaacgctatcagctggctacgtgcgtctgttcggaaataaccggtatagaccccgttgctcaccattgtgagacgaagggtattcgagtacttagtatttcgaatagttgtttcctatcatacaatcccatagcctagcggttagcatgcctgcctcttgcacgggggtcccgggttcgagcctgactgttggaggtttgtatgttctatgaaggtgcgcgttcaaatgcactttattcgtatatatatatatatatatatattattttgctttgtcgctgtctctcgcgtttgcgaggtagcgcaaggaaacagacaaaagaaatggcccaacccacccccatacacatgtatatacatacacgtccacgcacgcagatatacatatctatacatttcaatgtacacatatatatatatatacacacacagacacatacatatatacccatgcacacaattcacactgtctgcctttattcattcccatcgccacctcgccacacatggaataccatccccctcccccctcatgtgtgcgaggtagcgctaggaaaagacaacaaaggccccattcgttcacactcagtctctagctgtcatacaataatgcccgaaaccacagctccctttccacatccaggccccacacaactttccatggtttaccccagacgcttcacatgccctgattcaaatcactgacagcacgtcaaccccggtataccacatcgatccaattcactctattccttgcccgcctttcaccctcctgcatgttcaggccccgatcacacaaaatctttttcactccatctttccacctctaatttggtctcccacttctcctcgttccctccacctccaacacatatatcctcttggtcaatctttcctcaatcattctctccatgtgctcaaaccatttcaaaacaccctcttctgctctctcaaccacgctctttttatttccacacatctctattacccttacattacttactctatcaaaccacctcacaccacacattgtcctcaaacatctcatttccagcacatccaccctcctgcgcacaactctatccatagcctacgcctcgcaaccatacaacattgttggaaccaatattccttcaaacatactcatttttgctttccgagataatgttctcgacttccacacattcttcaaggctcccaggatttacgccccctcctccaccctatgattcacttccgcttccatggttccatccgctgccagatccactcccagatatctaaaacactttacttcctccagtttttctccattcaaacttacctcccaattgacttgaccctcaaccctactgtacctaataaccttgctcttatacaaatttactcttaattttcttctttcacatactttaccaaactcagtcacgagcttctgcagtttctcacatgaatcagccaccagcactgtatcatcagcgaacaacaactgactcacttcccaagctctctcattcacaacagactgcatacttgcccctctttccaaaactcttgcattcacctccctaacaaccccatccataaacaaattaaacaaccatggagacatcacacacccctgccgcaaacctacattcactgagaaccaatcactttcctctcttcctacacgtacacatgccttacatcctcgataaaaacttttccctgtttctaacaacttgccacccacaccatatattcttaataccttccacagagcatctctatcaactctatcatatgccttctccagatccataaatgctgcatacaaatccatttgcttttctaattatttctcacatacattcttcaaagcaaacacctgatccacacgtcctctaccacttctgaaaccacactgctcttccgcattctgatgctctgtacatgccttcaccctctcaatcaataccctcccatataatttaccaggaatactcaacaaacttatacctctgtaatttggagtactcattcttatcccctttgccattgtacaatggcactatgcacgcattccgccaatcctcaggccccacagggctttccatggtttgccccagacgcttcacataccctggttcaatccattgaaagcacgtcgaccccggtttaccacttcgttccaattcactctaatactTAAACGCCGCTTACCCTGCTGCATGTTCGGActccaatcgttcaaaatctttttaactctatctttccacctccaatttggtatcctaattctcgtaccctccacctctgacacatatatcatctttgtcaatctttccccactccttttctccatgtgaccaaagcatttcaatacacccacttctgctctctcaaccacactctttttattaccacacatctctcttgccctttcattacttactcgatcaaaacacctcacacaacctattgtcctcaaacatctcatttttcacACATCCATCAtattccgcacaaccctatctatagcccacgtctcgctaccatataacattgttggaaccacttttccttcaaacatactcatttttactttccgagataatgttctggacttccacgcattttttgacgcccccagaactttcgccccctcccccaccctgcgactcacttccgcttccatggttccatcatttgccaaatccactcacagatatctaaaacacttcacttactcaagtttttctccattcaaacttacgtctcAGGTGCCTTTTCCTTCAACTCTAGCGTATCTAACAACCTtcttcatatacacatttactctcaactttcttctttcacacactttaccaaactcagtcatcaacttctgcaatttctcacccgaattagccaacagcactgtatcatcaccgaacaacaactgactcacttccaaagccctcccattcacaacagattgcatacttactcctctctccaaaactcttccatttacctccctcacaacccaatctataaacatattaaacaaccatggagacatcatgcaccacagccgcaaaccgacattcactgagaaccaatcactttacccTCTTCTTTCaggtgcacatgccttacatcctcgataaaaacttttcactgcttctaacaacttgcctcctacaccatatattcttaataccttccacagagcatctctatcaactctatcatatgctttctccagatcaataaatgctacatacgaatccatttgcttttctaagaatttctcacatacattcttcaaaggaaacacctgataaaCACACCCTCTGAgtcttatgaaaccacactgctcgtcccaaacctgatgctctttacattccttcaccctctaaatcaataccctcccatacaatttcccaggaatactcaacagtcttatacctctgtaatatgagcactcacctttcttccctttgcctttgtacaatggtactatgcaagcattccgccaaccagtcaacaatatatatatatatatatatatatatatatatatatatatatatatctttttcttttctttcatactattcgccatttcccgcattagcgaggtagcgttaagaacagaggactgggccttagagggaatatcctcacctggcccccttctctgttccttcttttggaaaattaaaaaaaaaaacgagaggggaggatttccagccacccgctccctccccttttagtcgccttctacgacacgcagggaatacgtgggaagtattctttctcccctatccccagggataatatatatatatatatatatatatatatacatatatatatatatatatatatatatatatatatatatatccttggggataggggagaaagaataattcccacgtattccctgcgtgtcgtagaaggcgactaaaaggggagggagcggggggctggaaatcccgccctctctttttttttttttttttaattttccaaaaaaaggaacagaggaggggggcaggtgaggatattctcccaaaggcccagtcct is drawn from Panulirus ornatus isolate Po-2019 unplaced genomic scaffold, ASM3632096v1 CTG_5919_pilon, whole genome shotgun sequence and contains these coding sequences:
- the LOC139748521 gene encoding monocarboxylate transporter 9-like, which codes for MSDDEKNGMKQINDDEISDTGHMLLEPEGDKAVCFPKIRENGKGKMDAERVKQTSTGSTRESSSHSTNLNIHASYPDGGMNTRRSGRHHIQKGESGNVQVDPGVVRCCDGGDSNHEQIHNSSAGETQDPSTSPATLEENLQVPDGGWGWLVALGTFTIMMLYLSVDSFFGVLFSGYLLEKGTSSVGTSWVFNIQIFVRDLEAPLIRPLAMKFGWRRIGYIGVFMSSFSVILSAFSPSAEFLFFSHSLLSGLGMGLVIGMSFIILPLYFDRRRGLANTFLMAGICLGHIFIPPFVHYLLDNYGYKGGALIYGAMLMNGFVAVSLFHPVEWHMKPRRKTDQPPESLAPLIPQKGGSDDPQESMNLLDVVPQHEGTKEESDWLAVADQVKVKRTRRDTSHRVSECSQESVISNILSGNIVSDTNCAPPDNKEGYKGNRCLGVIKTLWIILVRVAHKTKSDVGILRSSRVFIISLANTLIFSSYYNFIMMVPFVMESEGHSLQDSAWCISVMGICNLATRLIVSPLSDWKRFDKRLCIMSGCVVMGSAILVFSFVTDLTWITVALAASGHSIGAATTFHTLVMIQYLGIENLAAMFGVSSLMEGCSLLIIGPTI